Proteins from a genomic interval of Leishmania braziliensis MHOM/BR/75/M2904 complete genome, chromosome 24:
- a CDS encoding putative translation factor sui1 gives MEDTVEAIVNQQRETERAVLGGQKVHIRVQQRKGKKFVTTVQGLNQKLNFGRISREFQRRWGCNGTVISTPDAGTVIQLQGNWSESIKQFLLDEHMATDNNLEIHSL, from the coding sequence ATGGAGGATACCGTCGAGGCCATTGTGAACCAGCAGCGTGAGACAGAGCGCGCCGTCTTGGGCGGACAGAAGGTGCACATCCGTGTGCAACAGCGTAAGGGTAAGAAGTTCGTGACAACGGTTCAGGGACTGAACCAGAAGCTCAACTTTGGCCGCATCAGCCGCGAGTTTCAGCGCCGCTGGGGTTGCAACGGAACTGTGATCAGCACTCCTGATGCGGGAACCGTTATCCAGCTGCAGGGTAACTGGAGTGAGAGCATTAAGCAGTTCCTCTTAGACGAACACATGGCGACAGATAACAACCTCGAGATTCACTCTCTgtaa
- a CDS encoding amastin-like surface protein-like protein, with the protein MPACLPYYTGAMSFTLLHFLAWAFAFVATPTAQFQTPGHGCYTMWGYRTFCGNVSYDLTGDAAFGCARRTSTMRCGAAFGVMASGCGFAALVFAVLLNTQIQLPVIISFVLAAVCIPFTMISWACVASVYNMVMCGDRFGSKYPYTAGFVLMVASWGLEIIAVSILACTNWTRPPREEVDIAVSKH; encoded by the coding sequence aTGCCCGCTTGCCTCCCCTACTACACCGGCGCGATGTCCTTCACGCTCCTCCACTTCCTCGCCTGGGCATTCGCCTTTGTCGCCACGCCTACCGCGCAGTTCCAGACGCCCGGCCACGGCTGCTACACCATGTGGGGCTACCGCACGTTCTGCGGCAACGTGTCGTACGACCTGACCGGTGACGCCGCCTTCGGCTGTGCGCGCCGCACCTCCACgatgcgctgcggtgctgccttTGGTGTCATGGCGTCCGGGTGCGGCTTTGCCGCCCTCGTGTTCGCCGTCCTGCTCAACACGCAGATCCAGCTCCCCGTCATCATCTCCTTCGTGCTCGCCGCCGTCTGCATCCCGTTCACCATGATCTCCTGGGCCTGCGTGGCCAGCGTCTACAACATGGTCATGTGCGGCGACCGCTTCGGCAGCAAGTACCCCTACACCGCGGGCTTTGTGCTGATGGTCGCGTCCTGGGGCCTGGAAATTATCGCTGTGTCCATACTCGCCTGCACGAACTGGACGCGCCCGCcgagggaggaggtcgaCATCGCCGTCTCCAAGCACTAG
- a CDS encoding amastin-like surface protein-like protein, which produces MRVCVYHIGIRYPHPTSPYFFSSTRYTEITPTRRHELSLFFHHPPPHPTPHSINPIHIPKDTSQPPHITMSALHPLIGAIISIALQFLVFLFVLVATPISQIESVFGPGCFTFFGFKSHCSSLSVDTTGTAAFGCAQRRNNMNGGAVFAIISLFTTLAALVLAVMLLLRIPCMVPFALLFAGLSVFTILISWACVAGAFTIKMCGDRWSNFAMKYGPGFGLMVTAWCLQIANVVVLSIISFG; this is translated from the coding sequence atgcgtgtgtgtgtgtaccacATCGGCATCCgctacccccaccccacatcTCCCtatttcttctcttcaaCTCGTTACACTGAAATAACTCCTACTCGTCGCCACgagctctctcttttttttcatcacccccccccccaccccacaccccACTCCATAAACCCCATACACATACCAAAGGATACTTCACAGCCGCCGCACATAACCATGAGCGCCCTTCATCCGCTTATCGGCGCCATCATTTCAATAGCTCTTCAGTTTCTCGTGTTTCTCTTTGTTCTCGTCGCCACACCCATTTCGCAGATCGAATCCGTGTTCGGCCCGGGGTGCTTTACCTTCTTTGGATTCAAATCGCATTGCAGCTCACTTAGCGTTGACACGACAGGAACAGCTGCCTTTGGCtgcgcgcagcgccgcaacaACATGAACGGTGGCGCCGTCTTCGCCAtcatctccctcttcacAACACTTGCGGCACTCGTGCTTGCCGTCATGTTGCTACTACGCATCCCATGCATGGTGccttttgctctcctcttcgccggCTTATCCGTTTTCACAATTCTGATCAGCTGGGCTTGCGTGGCCGGCGCATTCACCATCAAAATGTGCGGCGATCGGTGGAGCAATTTTGCCATGAAATACGGCCCGGGCTTTGGGCTTATGGTAACAGCGTGGTGCCTTCAGATTGCCAacgtggtggtgctcagCATCATTTCCTTCGGCTAA